In Emys orbicularis isolate rEmyOrb1 chromosome 12, rEmyOrb1.hap1, whole genome shotgun sequence, one genomic interval encodes:
- the AURKA gene encoding LOW QUALITY PROTEIN: aurora kinase A (The sequence of the model RefSeq protein was modified relative to this genomic sequence to represent the inferred CDS: inserted 1 base in 1 codon), with amino-acid sequence MAAVLITWAQKANHLPLFLKNQRIIVIGCFPWHVASRGQFWASAGGRLKSNQIIIGRSFNYLLYGAACHYYXCVWRRRASVTGCERPEPPSAGNMEKNGKENHNGLPGHRVKTLPTIGDGPKRLPVHQQHPQNRVPGGGVQAQRILCPSNLAQRVPVQSRAQKSALSNQKQSQNQLMQQPHPTSLVQPISRPQAPSKNNEEPPQTSLSAKNLEAEGTSVQKNEETKKRQWCLDDFEIGRPLGKGKFGNVYLAREKQSKFILALKVLFKTQLEKAGVEHQLRREVEIQSHLRHPNILRLYGYFHDATRVYLILEYAPRGEVYKELQKLTKFDEQRTATYMTELADALSYCHSKRVIHRDIKPENLLLGSNGELKIADFGWSVHAPSSRRTTLCGTLDYLPPEMIEGRTHDEKVDLWSLGVLCYEFLVGKPPFEAETYQETYRSISKVEFRFPPFVSEGAKDLIVKLLKHNPYQRLPLKDVLAHPWITTNSTKQPSSRKSEAATSNRTPS; translated from the exons ATGGCCGCTGTCCTTATCACGTGGGCTCAGAAGGCCAATCATCtgcctctgtttttaaaaaatcagcggATTATAGTAATTGGCTGCTTTCCTTGGCACGTGGCCTCGAGAGGCCAATTCTGGGCCTCCGCGGGCGGGCGCCTGAAAAGCAATCAAATCATCATCGGCAGATCGTTTAATTATCTGTTGTACGGTGCCGCTTGCCACTACT GGTGTGTGTGGAGGAGACGTGCGTCAGTTACAGGCTGTGAGAGGCCGGAGCCCCCCTCAGCAG GCAATATGGAGAAAAATGGTAAAGAGAACCACAATGGGCTCCCTGGTCACCGTGTCAAG ACTCTACCCACTATTGGGGATGGTCCAAAACGGCTCCCTGTGCATCAGCAGCATCCTCAGAATCGGGTACCTGGAGGTGGAGTTCAAGCACAGCGTATTTTGTGTCCTTCAAATTTGGCTCAGCGAGTTCCTGTACAGTCACGGGCTCAAAAATCTGCGCTGTCAAACCAGAAACAGTCTCAAAACCAGCTGATGCAGCAGCCCCATCCAACTTCTCTAGTTCAACCAATTTCTAGGCCTCAGGCTCcaagtaaaaacaacgaggaaccTCCACAGACCTCACTATCTG CAAAAAACCTTGAAGCAGAAGGGACATCCGTCCAGAAAAATGAAGAAACTAAAAA AAGGCAGTGGTGTCTTGATGACTTCGAAATTGGCCGTCCTCTGGGGAAAGGAAAGTTTGGAAATGTGTATCTGGCTCGTGAAAAGCAAAGTAAATTTATCCTAGCGCTGAAGGTGTTGTTTAAAACACAGCTGGAGAAAGCAGGAGTAGAACATCAGCTGCGGAGAGAAGTAGAAATACAGTCTCATCTTAG GCATCCCAATATTCTCAGGCTATATGGCTACTTCCATGATGCCACAAGAGTCTACCTAATTCTAGAATATGCACCTCGTGGAGAAGTCTACAAAGAGTTGCAGAAGCTAACCAAGTTTGATGAGCAGAGAACTGCTACT TATATGACAGAATTGGCAGATGCTCTATCATACTGTCATTCAAAGAGAGTGATTCATAGAGACATCAAGCCAGAAAACTTGCTGCTTGGTTCTAACGGAGAGCTGAAGATTGCTGACTTTGGATGGTCTGTGCATGCTCCATCATCTAG GAGGACAACTCTTTGTGGTACGCTTGACTACTTGCCTCCTGAAATGATTGAAGGGAGAACACATGATGAAAAGGTGGATCTCTGGAGCCTGGGGGTTCTGTGCTATGAATTTCTAGTAGGGAAACCTCCTTTTGAGGCAGAGACATATCAGGAAACTTACAGAAGTATTTCAAAG GTGGAATTCAGATTTCCTCCTTTTGTATCAGAGGGAGCTAAGGACTTAATTGTAAAGCTCCTGAAGCATAATCCATACCAGAGGCTGCCACTGAAAGATGTGCTTGCACACCCATGGATTACCACAAACTCTACAAAACAACCAAGCAGCCGGAAGAGTGAGGCTGCTACCAGTAACAGAACGCCATCTTAG